The following are encoded in a window of Sphingobium sp. AP49 genomic DNA:
- a CDS encoding GNAT family N-acetyltransferase, protein MGLSAQFHRLPDRAALAARWQALEGRSDASFFLRWTWVGAWLDSYGVHPELLAITDDAGQDVALALVGHRLRPRLLGAVATLSLNQSGDPGADRPYVEYNGLLARRGQEGAAAAAALDALQRRRDWRVLRISGVVPGSPLLGLPARRKQRVDAAPVYQVDLAAVRDAQGDYLSLLSANTRSQIRRAMKDHGGPLPDITVGGLDDIAPWLDAMAALNAGRHADNAWDDDGFRRFVSTIAARGMASGAVELLRFTDGGGVVGLLVNFVQDGQAMNYQSAFAAPRTTKDKPGLLCHAAAVGHYADRGLALYSLLAGKDRYKQSLATREEALEWWHIERFSPRLEAEALLRALLKRPASA, encoded by the coding sequence ATGGGGCTCTCTGCGCAATTTCACCGGCTGCCCGACAGGGCGGCCCTGGCTGCTCGCTGGCAGGCGCTGGAGGGGCGTTCGGACGCATCCTTCTTCCTGCGCTGGACATGGGTCGGGGCCTGGCTCGACAGCTATGGTGTGCACCCGGAATTGCTGGCGATAACCGATGATGCGGGGCAGGATGTGGCGCTGGCGCTGGTCGGCCACAGGCTGCGCCCGCGTCTTTTGGGGGCGGTCGCCACGCTCAGCCTCAACCAGTCGGGCGATCCGGGCGCAGATCGACCCTATGTCGAATATAACGGCCTGCTGGCAAGGCGCGGCCAGGAAGGGGCGGCGGCTGCCGCCGCGTTGGACGCTCTGCAGCGCCGCCGGGATTGGCGGGTGCTGCGGATCAGTGGCGTGGTACCCGGCTCGCCGCTGCTCGGTCTGCCGGCCCGTCGCAAGCAGCGTGTCGATGCCGCGCCCGTCTATCAGGTCGATCTGGCCGCCGTGCGCGATGCGCAGGGCGATTATCTCTCGCTACTCAGTGCCAATACCCGCAGCCAGATTCGGCGCGCGATGAAGGATCATGGCGGTCCGCTGCCCGACATAACAGTCGGGGGGCTGGATGATATCGCCCCCTGGCTCGACGCGATGGCGGCGCTCAACGCGGGGCGCCATGCGGACAATGCCTGGGATGACGATGGGTTTCGCCGGTTCGTAAGCACCATAGCGGCACGGGGCATGGCTTCGGGCGCGGTTGAACTGCTGCGGTTTACGGATGGGGGCGGGGTGGTGGGCCTCCTCGTCAATTTCGTGCAGGACGGGCAGGCGATGAACTATCAGTCGGCCTTTGCCGCACCGCGTACCACCAAGGACAAGCCGGGTCTGCTCTGTCACGCGGCGGCGGTGGGCCATTATGCCGATCGGGGCCTGGCCCTCTATTCCCTTCTCGCGGGGAAGGATCGTTACAAGCAGAGCCTCGCCACGCGCGAGGAGGCGCTGGAATGGTGGCATATCGAACGCTTCAGTCCCCGGCTTGAGGCGGAGGCTCTGTTGCGCGCGCTGCTTAAGCGCCCAGCTTCCGCATGA